A single window of Vigna unguiculata cultivar IT97K-499-35 chromosome 1, ASM411807v1, whole genome shotgun sequence DNA harbors:
- the LOC114190661 gene encoding non-structural maintenance of chromosomes element 4 homolog A-like codes for MINVKRELDADDDCSSDDKRDSELHAVCDDADYQTPKRRRGIRSRYLAFKNMIHDEREEIARPDSDKFDLIFSEMESLHQQVTKPREQVADAKALLEITQSLVMSVRTTANGGITPSDFVTHILKKFGGHVGPSNSAEDCSRNSVAWNDIGVAVSHVFRAGYGCCTMMAPMDAKIKQRKVINRRKPVRPTELARPEELCGGSGEEIAETDKLMLTMFNILRINKVVKLENLVLNRNSFGQTVENLFALSFLVRDGRAEIKVNEAGWQLVSPRNAPAANSVVSGDVAFSHFVFRFDFNDWKLMVRTVGVGEELMPHRNSESQR; via the exons ATGATCAACGTGAAACGCGAACTGGACGCTGATGATGATTGCAGTAGCGATGATAAGCGTGACTCTGAACTCCACGCCGTATGCGACGACGCTGATTACCAAACACCGAAACGCCGTCGAGGTATTCGTTCTCGGTATCTGGCCTTCAAGAACATGATTCATG ATGAAAGGGAAGAAATTGCTAGGCCTGACTCTGACAAGTTCGATTTGATCTTTAGTGAAATGGAGAGCTTACATCAGCaag TTACAAAACCAAGAGAACAAGTAGCTGATGCAAAGGCTCTTTTGGAAATCACTCAATCCCTGGTAATGTCTGTGAGGACTACTGCGAATGGTGGAATAACTCCTTCAGACTTTGTTACGCACATTCTTAAAAAGTTCGGAGGACATGTTGGACCAAGTAATAGCGCAGAAGATTGCAGTAGAAATTCAGTAGCTTGGAATGATATTGGAGTTGCGGTGTCACATGTTTTTAGAGCAGGTTATGGGTGCTGTACAAT GATGGCCCCAATGGATGCTAAAATAAAGCAGAGGAAGGTCATTAATCGTCGAAAGCCTGTGAGACCCACTGAATTGGCTCGGCCTGAAGAG CTGTGTGGAGGTTCAGGGGAAGAGATAGCGGAAACCGATAAGCTTATGTTAACTATGTTTAACATCTTAAGGATCAACAAAGTTGTGAAGCTTGAAAATCTGGTTTTGAATCGGAACTCCTTTGGACAAACCGTGGAGAATTTATTTGCTTTATCCTTTTTAGTCCGAGATGGTCGGGCTGAAATAAAAGTTAACGAGGCCGGATGGCAACTAGTTT CGCCAAGGAACGCTCCTGCTGCAAATTCAGTTGTTTCCGGGGATGTTGCTTTCAGCCATTTTGTATTCCGATTTGACTTCAATGATTGGAAG TTGATGGTTCGCACTGTTGGGGTTGGAGAGGAGCTGATGCCTCATAGGAACAGTGAATCACAGAGATAG
- the LOC114194592 gene encoding zinc finger CCCH domain-containing protein 14-like: protein MDTRKRGRLELGFNSNGGFKKSKQEMESLSTGVGSKSKPCTKFFSTSGCPFGEGCHFLHYVPGGYNAVAHIMNLTPAAPPASRNVAALPPVPNGSAPAAVKTRICNKFNTAEGCKFGDKCHFAHGEWELGKQIAPSFDDHRALGPTAAGRFGGRMEPSPGPATSFGSHATAKISVEASLAGAIIGKGGVNSKQICRQTGAKLSIREHESDPNIRNIELEGNFEQIKEASNMVKDLLLTLQMSASKANPGVPGAPTREHGSNFKTKLCENFSKGSCTFGERCHFAHGAAELRKSV, encoded by the exons ATGGATACTCGCAAGAGGGGAAGGCTGGAACTCGGTTTCAACTCCAATGGTGGATTTAAGAAATCCAAGCAAG AAATGGAGTCCTTATCAACTGGTGTAGGAAGCAAATCGAAGCCTTGTACCAAGTTTTTCAG CACTTCTGGTTGTCCGTTTGGTGAGGGTTGCCACTTCCTGCATTACGTTCCTGGTGGCTATAATGCTGTTGCCCATATAATGAATCTAACACCTGCAGCACCTCCAGCATCAAGAAATGTAGCAGCTCTGCCACCTGTGCCAAATGGGTCTGCACCAGCTGCTGTAAAGACCCGCATATGCAACAAATTTAATACTGCAGAAGGTTGCAAATTTGGTGACAAATGCCACTTTGCCCATGGTGAATGGGAACTTGGGAAGCAAATTGCTCCATCATTTGATGACCATCGAGCGTTGGGGCCCACTGCAGCAGGTCGTTTTGGTGGTCGAATGGAGCCTTCTCCTGGTCCTGCTACAAGTTTTGGTTCCCATGCCACTGCCAAGATCAGCGTAGAAGCATCCCTTGCTGGTGCAATCATTGGGAAGGGTGGTGTGAACTCAAAACAGATATGCCGCCAAACTGGAGCCAAACTTTCGATCAGGGAGCATGAATCGGATCCTAATATTAGAAACATTGAACTAGAGGGAAATTTTGAGCAAATCAAGGAAGCTAGTAATATGGTGAAGGATTTGCTACTGACCCTGCAAATGTCTGCATCAAAAGCTAACCCAGGTGTTCCTGGTGCACCTACTCGAGAGCATGGAAGCAATTTTAAGACGAAGCTGTGCGAGAATTTTTCCAAAGGGTCTTGCACATTTGGAGAGAGATGCCACTTTGCTCATGGAGCTGCCGAATTGCGTAAATCAGTATGA